From a single Rhodothermales bacterium genomic region:
- a CDS encoding NAD(P)/FAD-dependent oxidoreductase — translation MPLPSPPIPRIVIVGAGFGGITLARALRKAPVDVLLIDKQNFHTFQPLLYQVATAGLEAEEIAHAVRGMFHGQRNFAFRMDTVAGIDMLRKRVLFEDEAEISYDFLVLAAGAVTNYFGVEGAESNGFSLKSLPEAIRLRSHIIGMFERASEHPELIDDGALSLVVVGGGPTGVEMAGALYELACKVLARDFPALAMQRVSIRLIEALDRLLTPFHPDSQAHALKALRKRGVDVMLDRQVVRVTKTRVYLSDGAELQAHTLIWAAGVQANPLAGALGLERVRGGRLAVAPDLSLPGYPEVFAIGDVAGSKDETGTLHPQLAPVAMQGAHHVARTIRARLEGKASSPFVYTDRGIMATIGRNTAVAELWGGIRTRGFVAWVMWLVLHLMQLVGFRNKLQVLINWAWNYATYDRSARLILPIGEKRE, via the coding sequence CCGTCGACGTGCTCCTCATCGATAAGCAAAATTTCCACACGTTCCAGCCGCTCCTCTACCAGGTCGCCACGGCGGGGCTTGAGGCCGAGGAGATTGCCCATGCCGTTCGCGGGATGTTCCACGGGCAGCGCAACTTCGCCTTCCGGATGGATACCGTGGCTGGCATCGATATGCTGCGGAAACGGGTTTTGTTCGAGGATGAGGCCGAGATTTCCTACGACTTTCTGGTGCTGGCGGCCGGTGCGGTAACCAACTACTTTGGAGTCGAGGGGGCGGAATCAAACGGTTTTTCGCTGAAGAGCCTGCCCGAAGCCATCCGCCTGCGGTCCCACATCATCGGGATGTTTGAACGCGCGAGTGAGCATCCCGAGTTGATCGACGATGGGGCGCTGTCGCTTGTCGTGGTGGGTGGCGGCCCTACGGGCGTGGAGATGGCCGGCGCGTTATACGAGCTGGCCTGCAAGGTGCTCGCGCGCGATTTCCCCGCCCTGGCGATGCAACGGGTGTCGATTCGATTGATCGAGGCGCTGGATCGTCTCCTTACCCCGTTCCATCCCGATTCACAGGCGCATGCGCTCAAAGCGCTGCGGAAGCGCGGGGTGGACGTGATGCTGGATCGGCAAGTGGTCCGCGTCACAAAGACCCGCGTTTATCTGAGCGATGGCGCGGAGCTGCAGGCCCACACGCTGATCTGGGCCGCAGGCGTCCAGGCCAATCCGCTCGCCGGCGCCCTTGGACTGGAGCGCGTGCGTGGTGGCCGGCTCGCGGTCGCGCCCGATCTCAGCCTGCCCGGGTACCCCGAGGTATTCGCCATAGGAGACGTGGCCGGTAGTAAAGATGAAACGGGAACGCTGCACCCCCAGCTGGCGCCCGTTGCCATGCAGGGCGCGCATCACGTGGCGCGTACCATCCGGGCGCGGCTAGAGGGTAAAGCCTCCTCACCGTTTGTGTATACCGACCGGGGTATCATGGCGACAATCGGGCGGAATACGGCCGTGGCAGAGTTGTGGGGAGGGATCCGAACCCGTGGATTTGTGGCGTGGGTGATGTGGCTCGTGCTCCACCTGATGCAACTGGTCGGGTTCCGCAACAAGCTCCAGGTGCTCATCAACTGGGCCTGGAACTACGCCACATACGACCGGAGTGCGCGGCTGATTCTGCCCATCGGCGAGAAGCGGGAGTAG